A window of the Macaca nemestrina isolate mMacNem1 chromosome X, mMacNem.hap1, whole genome shotgun sequence genome harbors these coding sequences:
- the LOC105468401 gene encoding E3 ubiquitin-protein ligase RNF113A, with the protein MAEQFSPGKTADQVCTFLFKKPGRKGAAGRRKRPACDPEPGDSGSSSDEGCTVVRPEKKRATHNPMIQKTRDSGKQKAAYGDLSSEEEEENEPESLGVVYKSTRSAKPVGPEDMGATAVYELDTEKERDAQAIFERSQKIQEELRGKEDDKIYRGINNYQKYMKPKDTSMGNASSGMVRKGPIRAPEHLRATVRWDYQPDICKDYKETGFCGFGDSCKFLHDRSDYKHGWQIERELDEGRYGVYEDENYEVGSDDEEIPFKCFICRQSFQNPVVTKCRHYFCESCALQHFRTTPRCYVCDQQTNGVFNPAKELIAKLEKHRATGEGGGASDLPEDPDEDPIPVT; encoded by the coding sequence ATGGCAGAGCAGTTTTCTCCAGGGAAGACGGCGGATCAGGTGTGCACCTTCCTTTTCAAAAAGCCTGGGCGGAAAGGGGCTGCTGGACGCAGAAAGCGCCCGGCCTGCGACCCAGAGCCCGGAGACAGCGGCAGCAGTAGCGACGAAGGCTGCACTGTGGTTCGACCGGAAAAGAAGCGGGCGACTCACAATCCAATGATACAGAAGACTCGTGACAGTGGTAAACAGAAGGCAGCTTACGGCGACTTGAGcagcgaggaggaggaggaaaatgagCCCGAGAGTCTCGGCGTGGTTTATAAATCCACCCGCTCGGCGAAACCCGTGGGACCAGAGGATATGGGGGCGACAGCTGTCTATGAGCTGGACACAGAGAAAGAGCGCGATGCACAAGCCATCTTTGAGCGCAGCCAGAAGATCCAGGAGGAGCTGAGGGGCAAGGAGGATGACAAGATCTATCGGGGAATCAACAATTATCAGAAATACATGAAGCCCAAGGATACGTCTATGGGCAATGCCTCTTCCGGGATGGTGAGGAAGGGCCCCATCCGAGCGCCCGAGCATCTACGTGCCACCGTGCGCTGGGATTACCAGCCCGACATCTGTAAGGACTACAAAGAGACTGGCTTCTGCGGCTTCGGAGACAGCTGCAAATTCCTCCATGACCGTTCAGATTACAAGCATGGGTGGCAGATCGAACGTGAGCTTGATGAGGGTCGCTATGGTGTCTATGAGGATGAAAACTATGAAGTGGGAAGCGATGATGAGGAAATACCATTCAAGTGTTTCATCTGTCGCCAGAGCTTCCAAAACCCAGTTGTCACCAAGTGCAGGCATTATTTCTGCGAGAGCTGTGCACTGCAGCATTTCCGCACCACCCCGCGCTGCTATGTCTGTGACCAGCAGACCAATGGCGTCTTCAATCCAGCGAAAGAATTGATTGCTAAACTAGAGAAGCATCGAGCTACAGGAGAGGGTGGTGGTGCTTCCGACTTGCCAGAAGACCCCGATGAGGATCCAATTCCCGTTACTTAG
- the LOC105468554 gene encoding cyclin-I-like, producing the protein MKFPGPLENQRLSFLLEKAITREAQMWKVNVRKMPSNQSISPSQRDEVIQWLAKLKYQFNLYPETFALAGSLLDRFLATVKAHPIYLSCIAISCFFLAAKTVEEDERIPVLKVLARDSFCGCSSSEILRMERIILDKLNWDLHTATPLDCLHIFHAIASLPSNYFTVWPATNFCNSEDPCLLWPWLVWKWRNLFLIGFLLQLNCFGKHRWIAPS; encoded by the exons ATGAAGTTTCCAGGGCCTTTGGAAAACCAGAGATTGTCTTTCCTGTTGGAAAAGGCAATCACTAGGGAAGCGCAGATGTGGAAAGTGAATGTGCGGAAAATGCCCTCAAATCAGAGTATTTCTCCATCCCAGAGAGATGAAGTAATTCAATGGCTGGCCAAACTCAAGTACCAATTCAACCTTTACCCAGAAACATTTGCTCTGGCTGGCAGTCTTTTGGACAGGTTTTTAGCTACCGTAAAGGCTCATCCGATATACTTGAGTTGTATTGCAATCAGCTGTTTTTTCCTAGCTGCCAAGACTGTTGAGGAAGATGAGAGAATTCCAGTACTAAAGGTATTGGCAagagacagtttctgtggatGTTCCTCATCTGAAATTTTGAGAATGGAGAGAATTATTCTGGATAAGTTGAATTGGGATCTTCACACAGCCACACCATTGGATTGTCTTCATATTTTCCATGCTATTGCG TCCTTACCAAGCAACTACTTCACTGTATGGCCTGCAACCAACTTCTGCAATTCAGAGGATCCATGCTTGCTCTGGCCATGGTTAGTCTGGAAATGGAGAAACTTATTCCTGATTGGCTTTCTCTTACAACTGAACTGCTTCGGAAAGCACAGATGGATAGCTCCCAGTTGA
- the LOC105468400 gene encoding NADH dehydrogenase [ubiquinone] 1 alpha subcomplex subunit 1 yields the protein MWFEILPGLAAMGVCLFIPGLATAYIQRFTNGGKEKRIAHFGYHWNLMERDRRISGVNRHYVSKGLENID from the exons ATGTGGTTCGAGATTCTCCCCGGACTCGCCGCCATGGGCGTGTGCTTGTTTATTCCAGGACTGGCTACTGCGTACATCCAGAGGTTCACTAACGGGGGCAAG gaaaaaaggaTTGCTCATTTTGGGTATCACTGGAATCTGATGGAAAGAGATAGGCGCATCTCTGGAGTTAATCGTCACTATGTGTCAAAG